The following DNA comes from Capsicum annuum cultivar UCD-10X-F1 chromosome 7, UCD10Xv1.1, whole genome shotgun sequence.
TATTAGGGCTCCTTGTAATAAAAGACAGTTGTATTCTATTTTTCACTGCTATTTTATGGAAGTTATCATCTTGAAGGATGGTTTGAGTCTGACGCTTCATTTAATAATACCAGTCAAAGTATATTACTCTTATTTGTTAGAGATTTCCCGACttgaattgatttattgttatttatatttggcaGCATTAATGGACCAGGGGAAATTTCTCTTAGCAGCCCGGAGATACAGAAACGGCGCTCACATTGAATATGTAATATCTCTTGACGCAGATGACTTGTCACAGAGAAGTAAGGCCTATGTTGGGAAGTTAAGGTAAAAACTTGTTGACCCCTTAAAATGAACTGCGTGGAAAGCATTCTTTTTGGTAATATGTGGTTATCTTTGTTGGGCTAACTGGAGTCTGAAGGACTAAAGTAGATTTGTATGGAAAAAGTCATAATGAtcagaaatatcaaaattctCGCCAACATGTCATATATGTAGCTTGATGACAAGATGTTGATGTAGAAAAATATACAATGACATGGCTAGAACTCGGTGTAGTGCAGTTGAAGGCTTATAGTACTAGTTATATTGTTTCTCTGAGATAGACATAACCTAAATTCGAAGAAAAGATGCCCAGGATATGTAAAACATATTTGTTGTGGTATAGAgtaacatgtacatacttattATGACCCACTCATATGATGTCAAATGTTAAAGAAAATCTAGATGCCCAACGAGATTCTGTAGTGTCTGACATTTCTTTCTTCTTGGTGCGTCTGTTGTTAGATAAGGAGCTTGTTTTTCTGTGAGATATTCTGGGGGTCACAGGTTAGAACCCAAGTTCTTAGGCTTCTTTTTAAAAGGTCTAGTGATTTGGTATGTTGCTATTGAGCAGAAGGGGTTGAGCAAGCTGCTTAGTGGTCAAAAGTGCTAAAATGAAGAGGGTGTGTCAAGACTTAGTAGTTGTGATGAAGATGTTACTAGAATAGGTGGTGATTGGGAGTGTTTGGTGCCAGCGATAGAATGGAATCAGAGAAGAAAGTTTAGCAACATTATCCAACAAGAAGATATGGCAAGATAAGACCAGTAGGTAGCGGGTAGGTTTTCGAAAATTGAAAAATGACGAAGTTTATATAGATCAAGGCAGAAACATGATACAGACTTAAAATGTTATTTTGTCGTTTGTTATGAGGGGCAAAGTTAACTATTTTGTAGCAAGAAAGGTCCGTCTACCTTGCAATCTTCTAACATGATTGCTGGTGAGTTCAAATACTTTGTGATAGCCTAAAGACTAccaaaaacacgaaattaagcacTAGAaggcaaaaatcagcaagcacacaaaaggaaaaacaacacacattgaagaaaagagatgaagaagagatgcataaagtaaagatagtagagagaccctcacttccaccaatgaatggcactagaaggtgtatcaaaccttcaaacatgcatcaccaatgtaagatcaaaccactctcttaggtgacccaaaggactcacacttcctcaagcacacctttcttgcccaATATCCAATACAAGTGAAATCCTCTTTCAATTGCATTCAATATTCAATTTCGGTTTTCCTCTCTCAAGGAGAAGAGGAAGGCTACAATCTATCactaagattacaatctaaaaagtcactcaattcattatgtcaaaactaaggaaaataagagctaaggtgtctatttatactattacaagataatgactcaaatgcccttaatgaagggctTTAGGAAAGGCGCCCATGGAGTGTCATTTTAATGTGTAAAAAGTCCAtcatgcccttaatgagaggtgcctatggagtgtaaGATCCCTCCTCCTTTCTTCActtgaacaaggcttcaaaaaaaggctccaaaaggtcttcaatccGCAACTTGAACCTTTGATAATACCTTGTACCTTTttttgtgctcttcatgcttgtatcacaTTGGTAACGGGTGCTTCACTTACATACATAGCATATATAATACTAGTATGTGATGAGATAGATTATGGTAGTTTCATTAATAGCAGCAATTCATTTGCTTTTTCATAGGTCACTGTTGAGTATAATATGTGATTTAGCTATTCAATAAGAACCATAAAGTGTATGTAGCTTCattaacttctttttttctttctaaaagtGACATTCCAAAGAGTCTTTATGGTTCATATCTTAGATCATCTGCATGCCTTTTTGATGTCCCTCACGTGGTGTCTTGATTAATATTTTGCAAGGAGCAAGAAATGATTCTGGCATAGTGAAATGCAACtccttaaaagataaaaattttggCTATATGTCTAAGCTATAACTTGTATAGAAATCCTTCTAATTTCTTATGTCTTGTAACTTCTATTTCCAGAGTGAACTGAATTATTTTTAGGCTGGCACTGATAGCATCCCTAGTGGAACTTtgtcagattttttttttctttaaaaagatcAACTAACATGGTGTAATTTCTTCCTCTCTCTTTTTCAAGTATTACAACGTCAAGATATCCAAGTCTTGAGCTTAAAATTGTTTGGCATCTAGAAGTTTACCCATCTCCGTTGCCATGCGACGGAGAACACTATAGTTCTCCATGTTTTGTAATGAATTAATTTCCTTGGTTATATGCAATTGTACTGCTTCTAATCATGCAAACAGGTTCAACTTCAATCTGTATGTTCTTGGCTAGTTAGTTTTCCATGAAACTGTTACTTGAATAGAAGGTTGCCACAAACAATATCTGTTCATTCCTATTACGGATTGCCATTAAGGAATCTGTTCAATCACGGGTACAAAAATTGATGATGTTGGAAGTACGCAACTGTATCCCCCTTGAAATGTGTGCTGTGTACTTTTCATTTAGCAGCCCAGATAAAGTTCTTAAAGATAGCCCCAttaatgttgtttctttgttgttaagGTTTCTGCCCTTGAGAGGAGTTTAGAAAATTGAACGCTTTAGTTGGAGCTTATTTTTGTTCACTACTCTCCTTTTCTAACTAGATTTTCCGTTGTCTTGTGTTCAGTATCGTTATTGGAGAAACAAACATTTAAATACATCAATAGGAAACATAATACGCTAAAAGCATGCCGTGTCACCTATCTCTTGCAAAAGCTTGAATATTCCTTTTAACTTTGTATATCCCACCCTAATACCGGTCTTTCCCTTCTCGGAATAAGGGGAGAAGAAAAGATGTGTTCTTTTCTTCATTCTTGTTTGTTCCTTCGTGTTCTGACCCTGCCATTGAATCTAACTGACAGATCAGACTTTCTTGGAACTAATTTTACCATATATGATAGTCAACCCCCACACAATGGGGCAAGGCCATCAAGCAGCCGGTCTTTGCGACGGTTTGCAAGTAAGCAGATTAGTCCCCAATTACCAGCTGGTAATTTTGAAGTGGGACATGTTTCCTATAAGTTGAACCTGTTGAAGTCAAGAGGACCAAGAAGGATGATATGTTCACTCAAGTGCCCCTGTCCTGGAGAAGCTGTTATGGACAAATCTCAGAATGCTCCAAAGAAGAAGCAGCCTGGTTCCGCAGAAACCAACTCCACAGTTCTTAAAAATAAAGCTCCACGGTGGCATGAGCATTTGCAATGTTGGTGTTTAAATTTCCATGGCAGGGTCACCGTTGCATCTGTGAAAAACTTTCAGCTAGTTGCAACGATGGACCAAAGCCAGCCTGGTGGAAAAGGTGATGAGGATACCGTTATCCTCCAATTTGGGAAAGTAGGAGATGACATTTTTACAATGGACTACAGGAAGCCTTTGTCTGCCTTCCAAGCGTTTGCAATATGCTTGACCAGTTTTGGTACAAAATTGGCCTGTGAATAGATTCTTCTTAAAACTGTTGCTAATATGCTTCTTagtttgcttttttctttttttactttggGTGCAAAGTGACACTTTTTGTTTAATCTAGTGTTCTCTGCTTAtgctatatttttataatttagtcATGTAGTGGATGTGGAATCAAGTGTAATCTAACCTTTATGGGAATCTCAACATCATGTAACAAAAGTTTCGATCAATGGTGTTCTCCTCTCTACTACTCGGACCAATTTCCTCGAAACGTGCTCTGCTCATATTTATAATGGTTTCTACGTTTCATTCTAATTTGTAATGATCGAAAAGGAACGGAAACTTGAGAAGCAAATTACTCCCCGGTGGCTAATTTTACATGTCAATTATGTGAAGCAAGATGATACTTACAAACTTATTTATACCCACCATTAATCTCTAGGGCCGTTTGATATGTGGACTAAATGAGGTGGGATATCCTACCTTATCACGCATACCATACAAGCTGAAACACTTGTCATTCAGGTTTTGCAGATTTTTTATCTGCTAGTAGTTTTAGGTAGGGCGTCAACAAAAGTCGCAAGGAAAGTATGGAAAATCAAAGACAATGAAAGACATCAAAACAGGAACATTGCCATATGCAAATTATTTCTTTACAGAAGAGGTAGCATTTCCATTAGTATAAAATTGCAGCATCAAATTATATTCCACAGTGCAAAGGGATATACCTTTGCATATTCCCATATGCCAATTATGTCTCCCATTATATCTCAAAGTAACGAAGACTGATCTGAAGAATGACAGGAACATCATACCACATAGAACTGGGAACCTTCTCTAAAGCAAACAGGTAGCACAAGACAACATCCCTTGCTTAAGCATAAACGCCTTATTTTTCCACAGAAGTAACACCCATAGCCAAGAAATCCACAACCATCAATCCATACACAGGCATAAGTACCACAGTGGTTATAGAACGAGGGCTAACAGAAAAAGATATCCATGTACATGACCACAGTTAGGACTGGAACATAGATTCGAGAAGCCAAAAGGCTCTTCATTTTTTTCCTCTAAGTTTCGCACCAAGAGCTCTCTCCAGTTTAGATATGATCTGTTGATTTGGAATTGCCTTTCCAGACTCGTACTCCTGAATGATTTGAGGCTTCTCATTTATCAGCTGCAAACAACAAGGAATATCAGAACAATTTTCACACAGATTATGAAAATCAGACATCTGGTGGCTGGTACTGTCAATCTGTTCATTAACCCCCTTCTACTTTCTTTTTAAGTTTTTGGGGGCCGGTTGGGGAAGAGCGAGATAGGAAAGTGGTATACCTGAGCAAGTTGAGCCTGAGTCAGCTTCTTGTCTTGTCGAGCTTGCATGATGGCTTTCTTCAGTTCAGTTGGTACCTTTTGATCTGACAACAAGGTCAAAAATGAAACATTACCAGCGGATATTATCATAGGAAAGGATAAGTTGGTTCTGGTACAAAATGTTATTATTTTCTAAggatgagaacacatacataaagAGTAGAAACAGAGACAGAAGTCAAAACATCTCAAACAACAAAATCAGAAGATTTTATCAGAGTGAGAACGAGCACAGATAAAAGAGGAGAGATCACATAAATAAAGCTATTAACAGCTACTTCCAGAACGAGACATCACATTCATAAGAATTGTGGATGTTGAATAAAACATTTTCCAATAGAAATGAATATAGCAGCCTATGTAACATGTTTCAGAATAAAGCAGAATAGATGCAGAAAAAAGTTCAAGGATGATTTTCATTTGATGGGTCGATGTGTTCCCCAAAATTTTGGGCATTACTTATTGTCAAATTCACAAAACTTAGAAGGCATCCTTCTTGTCTAACTAATTGGGAGGTCAAGGAAATTACAAAATTTTGCAAAATGTAAACACGGTCATGGATGAAAGTATGCTTCTGGAACATCAAAAATAGTTAGCATAGTGCCAGCAAAATAATGTAGAGGAGAATAAAGGGAACACCAAAGACGACAAAGAACAATTGGAAGCAGGCATGACTTCAACTACAAGAACAAAACATACTCTAAATATGTGGTATTCTAATAGAAACATTTAGTAATTAAGTTGAAAGGTGTCGCTTTAACTTACGAGCCAAATTCTCAGTATCTTCATCAAGTTTCCTGGTGTTCAAGGTTGCACTGCTGGATGCAGCCTTGTTTGTGCCAGCAGCAGCTGCACCAGACCATAGATATTGTAAGCACACATTAGCCCTCAAAATAAAGAATACACAGCTTTACCAATAGGAGAAACAGGCAACATACAAATTGAAAAAAGGAATGGAAATCTGGATAATTCAACTCACAAACCAGCTGACGGAGGTAAGCCCAAAAGAGAATATTCTATAGAGTTTATTATATCGTCATACAAGTACCTCATACTTGTAGAAGTTTACACGCTAAAATCAAAGAATATATACTAAAGTAACTGCAAAGTACTGGAGAACGTCTATAAAAAATGCCGAACATTAGATATGTGCCATCAAACATCTCATCTCCACAAAATAGGGAATTCATTTCCATTCACACCTCACGGTTTCTAGTTTTCAGATTCAACCTTAGATTTCCAGTTTCATTGAGTATTGGAAGAAATTATAGGTTTCAAATGAGAGAAGGTATGCATGCAAAAAATGAGTATCCAATCGAATGGACCAATAGGGTACAACATATACAGAGGATTCATATATCTGGCACAGGTTGGAATTGAGGCGTAGTTGtagttctattttattttctccCAGTTTATGTAGGGGAAACAGAGAGAAAAAGTCACACACACTTAGGTTTATACTTGTATTCAACTTCCCCAGATATGAATGTAGCCAGGAATATGGAAATTTGACCGCCACGTGAAGGATGATAATAAACATCAATTAACAGTTTAACACAAACTCAAGCAGAAACAGTCATTGTCAGAGAAATGAAGCAGAAATCCCACTAGCTGATTTCATGAAAAACAACAAGTTTAGTCATCAGATGCACCCCAGCACAGAGATAGTACACCATACCTAAAGGTCATAATTACCCAAAGCTATTCAATCAAACAATGATACATGCTTGGAGTAGCATATAATAGGCAGCAACAAACAacacccagtgtaatcccacaaagtgggtcTGGGGAAGGCAAagtatacgcagaccttacccctaccttagaGGTAGAGAAGTTTCCGATAAACCTTGGCTCCAAAAAATAAAGAGTACAAAGCGGTCCGGAAAAAGAAGTAAAGGaagtacaataaacaacaaataataacaaaaacaacaaatagtaacaa
Coding sequences within:
- the LOC107878585 gene encoding tubby-like F-box protein 7, producing the protein MSLRRSFLSSRRIITKSFTFSKSFKEFKLPETSINDDVDKNGAAEFDSGAEEGGDETSSWSNMLPELLGEIIKRVEASEESWPLRQNVVACGCVCKRWRQVTEDVVESALQNGKITFPSCLKQPGPRDSPIQCFIKRDKRNSTFYLYLALSPSLMDQGKFLLAARRYRNGAHIEYVISLDADDLSQRSKAYVGKLRSDFLGTNFTIYDSQPPHNGARPSSSRSLRRFASKQISPQLPAGNFEVGHVSYKLNLLKSRGPRRMICSLKCPCPGEAVMDKSQNAPKKKQPGSAETNSTVLKNKAPRWHEHLQCWCLNFHGRVTVASVKNFQLVATMDQSQPGGKGDEDTVILQFGKVGDDIFTMDYRKPLSAFQAFAICLTSFGTKLACE
- the LOC107878586 gene encoding multiprotein-bridging factor 1a, yielding MSGGISQDWEPVVIRKKPPTAAARKDEKAVNAARRAGAEIETIRKSAAGTNKAASSSATLNTRKLDEDTENLAHQKVPTELKKAIMQARQDKKLTQAQLAQLINEKPQIIQEYESGKAIPNQQIISKLERALGAKLRGKK